A genomic region of Arachis stenosperma cultivar V10309 chromosome 9, arast.V10309.gnm1.PFL2, whole genome shotgun sequence contains the following coding sequences:
- the LOC130949809 gene encoding uncharacterized protein LOC130949809, with amino-acid sequence MKDPGSFQISCIIGDINIEKALCDLGASINLMSLAMMKRMRIEEAKPTRMALQLADRTFKFPYGVVEDLLVKVGEFIFPANFVVLGMEEEANTLIILGRPFLATAGAIIDVQKGELFLRLHEEKMVFNVFKSMSYPRSPCMVDTMEKIVQGVLEEE; translated from the coding sequence AtgaaagatcctgggagctttcaAATctcctgcatcataggggataTCAACATTGAAAAAGCATtatgtgatctaggagctagcataaacCTCATGTCCTTGGCCATGATGAAAAGGATGAGGATTGAAGAGGCCAAGCCAACAAGAATGGCACTTCAATTGGCTGATAGAACATTCAAGTTTCCTTATGGGGTGGTAGAAGATTTGTTAGTGAAAGTGGGGGAGTTTATCTTTCCAGCTAATTTTGTTGTGCTTGGTATGGAGGAAGAGGCCAACACATTAATCATCCTAGGAAGGCCATTCCTAGCTACTGCTGGAGCTATAATTGATGTTCAAAAAGGAGAGTTATTCTTGAGATTGCATGAAGAGAAGATGGTTTTCAATGTCTTCAAATCAATGAGTTACCCAAGGAGTCCATGCATGGTGGACACAATGGAAAAGATAGTTCAAGGAGTTCTGGAGGAAGAATAA